The following nucleotide sequence is from uncultured Roseateles sp..
CGGGCGCACCGTTTTGGCGTTGTGGCGAGCCTAAAGCGAACCAAAACGAATCACATTGAGGGAAAACCCTGCGATAAAACGAACCAAAAGGAGTTAAAAAGAAAAAAGAAGAACACAATAGCGAACCGAAATTCGCTACGGAGACACCCCTTGGTTGCCCATCCCAGCCCTGAGCCCACCGCTGCCGCGCCCGACGCCTACGACGTGCTTGTCGTCGGCGGGGGCATCAATGGCGCCGGCATCGCCCGCGACATGGCCGGCCGGGGCTGGAAGGTGCTGCTGGTCGAGCGCGACGACCTGGCCTCGCACACCTCCTCGTCCTCGACCAAGCTGATACACGGCGGGTTGCGCTACCTCGAGTACTACGAGTTCTCGCTGGTGCGCAAGGCCTTGCAGGAGCGCGAGGTGCTGCTGAAGAGCGCGCCCCACATCATGTGGCCGCTGCGCTTCGTGATGCCCCATGACGCGGCGATGCGCCCGGCCTGGATGATTCGCATCGGCCTGTTCATGTACGACCATCTGGCGCGCCGCGAGGTGCTGCCGGGCTCCAACGGCGTGGATCTGCGTCGCAGCCCGCTGGGCGCGCCGCTGAAATCGCAGTACACACGCGGCTTTGTCTATTCGGACGGCTGGGTGGACGACGCCCGCCTGGTGCTGCTGAACGCGCTGGACGCTCAAGCCCATGGCGCCACCATCCTGACCCGCACCGCCTGCGTCGAGGCGCAGCGCGATGCCGAGGGCTGGACCGCCACCTTGCAGAATGCTCAGGGAAACAAGAGAACCGTCCGCGCCCGGGCTCTGGTCAATGCCGCCGGCCCCTGGGCCGAGTCATTCCTGCGCGGCGTGGCGCGGCCGGCGCGAGGCGAGACACTGGCCACCAAGAGCCTGCGCCTGGTCAAGGGCAGCCACATCATCGTCAAGCGCTGCTTCGAGCATGACCATGCCTACATCTTCCAGAACCCCGACAAGCGCATCATCTTCGCGATTCCGTACGAACGCGACTTCACGCTGATAGGCACGACCGACGTCGAACTGCAGGGCGATCCCGGGGTGGCCTGCATCGCAGCCGACGAGCAGGCGTATTTGTGCGAGCAGGCCTCGCGCTACTTCAAGCGGCCGATCAGCAATGACGATGTGGTCTGGAGCTATGCCGGCGTGCGTCCGCTGCTGGACGACGCCTCGGGCGACCCGTCGGCCGTGACGCGCGACTATCTGCTGGAGCCGCATCAGGACGGCGCGCCGCTGCTCAGCGTCTGGGGCGGCAAGATCACCACCTTCCGCAAGCTGGCCGAGGATGCCGCCGATCTGCTCGGCGACATGCTGGGCCAGCGCCGTGCGGCCTGGACGCAGGGGGCCTTCCTGCCCGGCGGCGACCTCTCGGGCTGGATCGGCGCAGCGCAGCGGCCTGACACCGATTTTGAGCGCTTCGTTGCCGCCGTCACAACCCGCCACCCCTGGTTGCCGGCCGAGGTGGCGCGCCGCTGGGCGCGGGCCTATGGCTCACGCATCGATCACCTGATAGCCGCCTCCCAGTCGCCCGCCGATCTTGGGCAAGAGGTGGCCCCCGGCCTGTACGAGATCGAGCTGCGCTATCTGCAGCGCGAGGAATGGGTGCTCAGCGCCGACGACCTGCTGTGGCGTCGCTCCAAGCTGGGCCTGCACTACACCGAGGCCCAGCGCGAGGCCGTGAAGCAATGGATGACCACCAATCAAGGAGCGGCCGCGTGACGCGTTCGACGAAGCAGCCATGCATCTGAATCTGCAAGGCATCAGCAAAAAGGTCGGCCCCGCCACCTGGCTGTACGACATGAGCCTGGAGCCCGTGCCCGGCGCGGTGACCGTGCTGCTGGGCGCGACCCAGGCCGGCAAGACCAGCCTGATGCGCATCATGGCCGGGCTGGATGTGCCCAGCCATGGCACCGTCAGCGTCGATGGCGTCGATGTCACCGGCATGCCGGTGCGCGAGCGCAATGTGGCCATGGTCTACCAGCAGTTCATCAACTACCCGGCGATGACGGTCTACGACAACATCGCCTCGCCGATGAAGCTGCGCGGCGACAAGAACGTTGCAGAGCGCGTGCAGGAGCTGGCCGCCAAGCTGCATATCGAGATGTTTCTGCAGCGCCTGCCGGCCGAGCTGTCCGGCGGCCAGCAGCAGCGCGTGGCCCTGGCCCGCGCACTGGCCAAGGGCGCGCCGCTGATGCTGCTGGACGAGCCGCTGGTCAATCTCGACTACAAGCTGCGCGAGGAGTTGCGCGAGGAGCTGACCCAGCTGTTCGCCGCCAGCGACTCGACCGTGATCTACGCCACCACCGAGCCGGGCGAGGCCCTGCTGCTGGGCGGCTACACGGCGGTGATGGACGCCGGCGAGCTGCTGCAATACGGCCCGACGGCCGAGGTCTTCCACTTCCCGAAGTCGCTGCGTGTGGCGCGGGCCTTCAGCGACCCGCCGATGAATCTGCTGGAGGCCACCCGCCAGGGTGATGGCCTGCGGCTGAAGTCCGGCGCGGTGCTGAATATCGATGTGCCGTCGGCCGGGTCGCAGGCACTGACGCTCGGCGTGCGCGCCAGCGCGCTGCGCCTCACCGCGGCGCCTGGCGACCTGGCGCTCGACGGCCATGTCGAGCTGGCGGAAATCTCCGGCTCAGACACCTTCGTCCACCTGTCCACCGCGGTGGGCGAGGTGGTGGCCCAGCTGACCGGTGTGCATTTCTTCGACCTCGGTGCGGCGCTGACCCTGCATCTGAACCCGGCGCAAGTCTATGTGTTCGATGCCCGGGGCGATCTGCTCTTGGCACCATCGATTGGAGGGCAGCGCTGATGGCCCGCATCGATCTGGACCTGGCCCATGCCTATGGGCCCAACCCCCAGCAGGACAGCGACTACGCGCTGCTGCCGCTGAAGATGACGTTTGCCGATGGCGGCGCCTACGCGTTGCTGGGCCCATCGGGCTGCGGCAAGACGACGATGCTGAACATCATGTCGGGGTTGCTGCAGCCCTCGCATGGCAGGGTCTTGTTCGACGGAGCCGATGTCACGGCAGCGTCACCGCAGGCGCGCAATATCGCCCAGGTGTTCCAGTTCCCGGTGATCTACGACACGATGACGGTGGCCGAGAACCTCGCCTTCCCGCTGCGCAACCGCAAGGTGCCGGAGGCGCAGATCCAGCAGCGCGTCGGCGTGATCGCCGAGATGCTGGAAATGAGCGGCCAGCTGGACCAGCGCGCCGCCAACCTCAGCGCCGATGCCAAGCAGAAGATCAGCCTGGGCCGCGGCCTGGTGCGCTCCGATGTCTCGGCCGTGTTGTTCGACGAGCCGCTGACGGTGATCGATCCGCATCTGAAATGGCAGCTGCGCCGCAAGCTCAAGCAGATCCACCATGAGCTGAAGCTGACCCTGATCTACGTCACCCATGATCAGGTGGAGGCGCTGACCTTTGCCGACCAGGTGGTGGTGATGACACGCGGCCGCGCCGTCCAGGTGGGCAGTGCCGAGGCGCTGTTCGAGCGGCCGCAGCACACCTTCGTCGGCCACTTCATCGGCTCGCCGGGCATGAACTTCCTGCCCGTCATCGCCAAGGGCGGCCAGCTGCAGATTGCCGGGCAATTCCTGACCCTGGACGCAGGCCTGCATCTGCCCGAGGGCGATCTGAAGCTGGGCGTGCGCCCCGAGTATGTGGCGCTGACCGCCGCCGGTGCGCCAGGTGCGCTGCCGGTGCAGGTGACCCAGGTGCAGGACATAGGCACCTATGTGCTGGTGACCGCGCGCATCGGCGAGCAGGTGCTGAAGGCCCGGCTGGCGCCCGACCAGGCTCAGCCCAGGGCGGGCGAGCAGGCCTGGTTCCAGGTGCTGGGCACGCACAGCTGCTTTTACAAGAACGAGGAGTTGCTGGCATGAGCACCACAACCAAACCTGTGAACCAGAAGGCTTGGTGGCTGATACTGCCGGTCTTCCTGTGCGTGGCCTTCTCGGCCATCCTGCCGCTGATGACCGTCGTCAACTATTCGGTGCAGGACATCATCTCGCCCGAGCGCCGCGTCTTCGTCGGCACCGAATGGTTTGCCGCGGTGATGCGCGACGAGGACCTGCACGAGGCGCTGTGGCGCCAGATGGTGTTCTCCTGCTCGGTGCTGGCGGTGGAGATTCCGCTGGGCGTGATGCTGGCCCTGTCCATGCCCGCCCAGGGCTGGAAGGCCTCGGCCGTGCTGGTGATCGTGGCCCTGTCATTGCTGATCCCCTGGAACGTGGTCGGCACGATCTGGCAGATCTTCGGCCGCGCCGACATCGGCCTGATGGGCTCGACGCTGCAGAAGCTGGGCTTCGACTACAGCTACACCGGCAATGCCCTGCATGCCTGGCTGACCGTGCTCTTGATGGACGTCTGGCACTGGACGCCGCTGGTGGCGCTCTTGGGCTATGCCGGCCTGCGCTCGATACCCGATGCCTACTACCAGGCGGCGCGCATCGACGGCGCATCGAAGTTCGCCGTGTTCCGCTACATCCAGCTGCCCAAGATGCGCGGCGTGCTGATGATTGCCGTGCTCCTGCGCTTCATGGACAGCTTCATGATCTACACCGAGCCCTTTGTGCTGACCGGTGGCGGGCCGGGCAATGCGACGACCTTTCTGTCGCAATACCTGACGCAAAAAGCGGTCGGCCAGTTCGACCTCGGCCCTGCCGCGGCCTTCTCGCTGATCTACTTCCTGATCATCCTGCTGCTGTGCTTCATGCTCTACAACTGGATGCAGGCGGTGGGCACGGCCGACAAGACGGAGGCCAGCCATGGTTAACAAGCCACCGTTCCAGAAGCGCACGATCTTTCTGTTCGCCTACATCGTCTTTGCCTTGTTGCCCATCTACTGGATGGTCAATATGAGCTTCAAGACGAATGCCGAGATCCTGTCGCACTTCTCGTTCTTTCCGCAGCACTTCACCTGGGACAACTACAAGACCATCTTCACCGATGCGTCCTGGTACTCGGGCTACATCAACAGCCTGATCTATGTGGCCATCAATTCGGTGATCTCTATCACCGTGGCCCTGCCCGCGGCCTATGCCTTCTCGCGCTATTCCTTCCTGGGCGACAAGCATGTGTTCTTCTGGCTGTTGACGAACCGGATGACGCCGCCTGCCGTGTTCCTGCTGCCCTTCTTCCAGCTCTATTCGACCCTGGGACTGATGGACACGCACATCGCGGTGGCCCTGGCCCATCTGCTGTTCAATGTGCCGCTGGCGGTGTGGATTCTGGAAGGTTTCATGAGCGGCATTCCGCGCGAGATCGACGAGACGGCCTACATCGACGGCTACTCCTTCCCGCGCTTCTTCCTGACCATCTTCCTGCCGCTGATCAAGGCCGGCGTCGGTGTGGCGACCTTCTTCTGCTTCATGTTCTCTTGGGTGGAGCTGTTGCTGGCCCGCACCCTGACCAGCGTCAATGCCAAGCCCATCGTGGCGACGATGACGCGCACGGTGTCGGCCTCGGGCATGGACTGGGCGACGCTGGCGGCGGCTGGAGTGTTGACCATCGTGCCTGGCGCCATCGTCATTTGGTTTGTCAGGCATTACATAGCCAAAGGCTTTGCCATGGGGCGTGTCTGAAGACTTTGCGGGACAGACCTTGCGCAGCAGGCGCTGTCCTCAACTGACTGGAGGTATTTGTGTTTGATTGGATGGTTTGGACCACTCCGGTGGCCGTCTTCTTCAGCTGCATCGTGCTGATGCTGATTGGCATGACGGTGTGGGAGATCAAGTCGCCGACGGTGCTGCGCAAGGGTTTTCTGCCGATGCAGACCACGCGCGGCGACCGGCTGTTTGTGGGTCTGCTGACGGCGGCCTATATCAACTTGATCTTCATCGGCCTGGCCGGCAAGTTCATGGGCTGGTTCGGGCTCGAGGAGGAGCCCAGCATCTGGATCAGCTTTGTGCTGTCGATGTTTGCCTTGGCCTTCGTGATGAGACGAGGGTAGTGACAAAAGGAATCCGGCCCGGTGCTTCCCCGGGGCCGTGGAATCCTCGCTGCACCAGGGGAAGCACATGAATGAATCTGGAAACACAGGAGACAAGACATCATGAGAATGCACTACACAGCACTGGCCCTTGCGGCCGCGTGCGCGGTGGCGGGCCATGCCTGGGCCGGCGAGGCGGAGGCCAAGAAGTGGGTGGACAGCGAGTTCCAGCCCTCGACCCTGAACAAGGACCAGCAGATGGCCGAGATGAAGTGGTTCATCGACGCCGCCAAGAAGTTGCAGGCCAAGGGCGTGAAGGAAGTGTCGGTGGTGTCCGAGACGCTGACCACGCACGAGTACGAGTCCAAGACCCTGGCCAAGGCCTTCGAGGAGATCACCGGCATCAAGGTCAAGCACGACATCATCCAGGAGGGTGATGTGGTCGAGAAGCTGCAGACCTCGATGCAGTCGGGCAAGTCCATCTATGACGGCTGGATCAGCGACTCCGACCTGATCGGTACCCATTACCGTTACGGCAAGATCATGAACCTGACCGACTACATGGCCGGCGCAGGCAAGGAGTACACCAATCCCGGACTGGACCTGAAAGACTTCATCGGCACCAGCTTCACCACCGCCCCCGATGGCAAGCTCTACCAACTGCCCGACCAGCAGTTCGCCAATCTCTACTGGTTCCGCGCCGACCTGTTCGCCCGCAAGGACCTGCAGGACAAGTTCAAGGCCAAGTACGGCTATGAGCTGGGCGTGCCGCTGAACTGGAGCGCCTACGAGGACATCGCCGAGTTCTTCAGCGTCGACGTGAAGACCATAGACGGCAAGCCCATCTACGGTCATATGGACTACGGCAAGAAGGATCCGTCGCTGGGCTGGCGCTTCACCGACGCCTGGCTGTCGATGGCCGGCACGGCCGACATCGGCATCCCCAACGGCATGCCGGTCGATGAGTGGGGCATTCGCGTGGCGGCAGACAAGTGCACGCCGGTGGGCGCCTCGGTCAGCCGTGGCGGCGCCACCAACTCGCCGGCGGCCGTCTACGCGCTGACCAAGTATGTGGACTGGATGAAGAAGTACGCGCCCAAGGAAGCCACCGGCATGACCTTTGGCGAAGCCGGCCCGGTGCCCGCCCAGGGCCAGATTGCGCAGCAGATCTTCTGGTACACCGCTTTCACCGCCGACATGGTCAAGACCGGTCTGCCGGTCGTCAATGCCGACGGCACGCCGAAGTGGCGCATGGCCCCCGGCCCCAATGGTCCGTACTGGAAGCAGGGCATGCAGAACGGCTACCAGGACGTGGGTTCCTGGACCTTCTTCAAGGACCATGATGCCAACAAGGTGGCGGCGGCCTGGCTGTACGCCCAGTTCATCACGGCCAAGACGACCTCGTTGAAGAAGAGCATCACCGGCCTGACCTTCATCCGTGACAGCGACATCCGCCACGACTACTTCACCAAGAACGCGGCGAAGTACGGCGGCCTGATCGAGTTCTACCGCAGCCCGGCACGGGTCGCCTGGACGCCCACCGGCACCAACGTCCCCGACTATCCGAAGCTGGCCCAGCTGTGGTGGAAGAACGTGGCCCAGGCCGTCACCGGCGAGAAGACGCCCCAGGGCGCGATGGACAATCTGGCCGAGGAGATGGACCAGGTCATGAGCCGCCTGGAGCGCGCCGGCATGGCGCATTGCGCGCCCAAGCTGAACAAGAAGGAAGATGCCAAGAAGTGGCTCTCCGACAAGGGCGCACCCTGGGCCAAGCTGGCCAACGAGAAGCCCAAGGGCGAGACCATCGCCTATGACAAGCTGCTGAATGCCTGGAAGGAAGGCAAGGTGCGCTGAGCACCGCGTTTGACGGCGGGCGCCGGCCCGCCCAAGCCAGCCCCATCGGCCGCGTGCTCAGTCAGAGGCGCGGCCGATTTCTCTTGTCCGCAGTCGGTGTAGCCGTTGGCTGCATCGCCGCTAGACCTTGAATACCGACACCACCTCGGCCAGGCGCTGAGCCTGCTCGCGCAGCGACTGCGCCGCCGCCGCCGATTGCTCGACCAGGGCCGCGTTCTGCTGCGTCATCTGATCGAGATGGGTCACCGCCACATTCACTTGGGCGATGCCGTCGCGCTGCTCGGTGGCGGCCGAGGCGATTTCGCCGATCAGGTCGGTGACACGCTTGACGCTGTTGACGATCTCTTCCATCACCGTGCCGGTCTGCGTCACCAGGCCGGCACCCGACTCGACGCGCTCGACCGAGGCGCCGATCAGCGTCTTGATCTCCCGCGCGGCGGCGGCGCTGCGCTGGGCCAGTGAACGCACCTCGCTGGCGACCACGGCAAAGCCGCGCCCCTGCTCGCCCGCCCGGGCAGCCTCGACGGCGGCGTTCAACGCCAGGATATTGGTCTGGAAGGCAATGCCGTCGATGACGCCGATGATGTCGCTGATCTTGCGCGAGCTTTGCGTGATCGCGTCCATATTGCTGACCACCTGCGAGACGATGGCGCCGCCGCGGCCGGCCACCTCGGCGGCCGAGGCGGCCAGCTGATTGGCCTGGCGGGCGGTGTCGGCCGAGTGGCTGACGGTGCCGGTCAGCTCCTCCATCGAGCTGGCGGTCTGCTGCAGGCTGGACGCCGTCTGTTCGGTGCGCACGCTCAGGTCGTGGTTGCCGGTGGCGATCTCGGCCGAGGCGGTGGACACCGACTCGACCCCGCGCCTCACCTCGCCCACCACCTGGCTCAGCTGCTGGGCCATCTTGTCCAGTGCGCCCAGCAGGTGACCGAACTCATCGGCCTGCGTGACCTGAACCCGGGTGCTGAGATCGCCGGCCGCAATCTGGTCGGCGACCTGAATGGCCTGGGCCAGCGGCCGCTGGATCGAGCGTATCAAGATCAGCGCACCGCCCACCAGCAGCAGCACGATCACCACCACCACGGCGCTGGCAATGCGCAAAGTGCCCTGGCGTTGCTCGGCCAGCACCTCCTGGGCCTTCAGCTTGGTGGTTTCCTGCAATTTGGCGAAGTCGCGCAGCGACTGCAGATAGACCCGCACCGCAGGGTTGAAGCGCTGCTGCAGTTCTTCGGTCGCACCCGCGGCGTTGCCGGCGCCCTTGAACTCCCGGGTCTTGGCCAGCGAGTCCAGCACAATCTGGCGCTCGGTCGCGATGCGGGCCATCAAGGCCTTGTCGTCGGCGCTGAGCTCCATCTGCTCGATCGACTTCTGCACGGTCGAGATGTCGGCGATGGCGGCGCCGATCTCGGACTTGAAGGCGGCATCGACCGCCGGGTCGCTGCTGATGGCCGAGGCCTGCACCCGCACCACATTGGTGGTGGTCAGGCCGGCCCAGCGTTCGGCCGCGGCCTGCTTGGCGTCCATCTTCGCCGTCATCTCGTTGGTCTGCTGCTGGATGCGGCCGCTGCGCGAACTGGAGAAGGTGATCAGGCCGACCAGGGCAATGATCACCACGGCCACCGCCAGCCACAGGCGGCCGGCAACGCTCAGGCGGGTCAGGGGCGGACTGGGTGCAGGCTGGGGGCGGTAGCTCATGGCAGCGGCTCACGGGTGGTGGTGGCCGATCGACGATAGTCCCAATTCGCCGTACGCGCACCCCCGCAGAAGCCCGGGGAGCCCGCTTGGCCGTCAGCCGTCTTCGCCGGCCCGGATTTGCTGCGCCGGCCTCAGGACTGGAACATCAGGCGCTGCGCCAGCTCGCGTTGTGCCACCGGCAGGGCGGCGACTTCGTCCAGTGCCTGTATCACCTGTGCGCAAGAGCGGGCCGGCCGGCCCGCCGCCACGCCCCAGACACCTTGCAGCAGACCCGGCACGGGCACGCTCAGGTCCCGACGCACCACTTCCAGTTCGAGTGCGCTGGGTGGGCCGGGCAGACGGCGCGGGGCGGGCTCATCAGCGGCGGCGATCAACCAGGCGGTCTCCCTGGCCTGCAGCACGGCGGACAGGTGTCGGCGCTGATTCAGCTGGCCGGCAAGCAGGGCCTGGCAGAGTCCGTCCCCACCTGCCTGGGCTGCCTGCAGCTGCGCACGCAGTACCAGCAGGTAGCGATGGCGCATCTCTGCCGAGACGCCCAGCAGCATTCCGGGCATATGGCCGGCCAGTACCTGCAGCGCGGCGGTCTGCTGCGCGGCGTCGTCGCCCCCGGCGGTGCGGGCCCCGTGCATGCGGACGGCGGCCTCGGTCAGGATGCCGGGGTAGCGTGTCTCCAGCCGGTACCAGGCCGGGTTGCCGCGCAGCGCCTCCTTGAATTCGACGGCCGATGCCGTGCCGTCGCCGGGCAGGGTCACGGCCAGCGTTTGCGGCAGGGCGGCGATCAGCGCATGGGACGCCAGCTCCTCGCTGCCGGGGTACCACATGCTGTGCGCAGGCGTGCGCAAGGTGCGTGTGATGAAGGATTCTGGCAGGCCCATGTCGCGGTAGGTGCCGGCCAGATGCTGATTGGCCACCTCATCGAACACCGGGTTGTAGGTGCCGCTGGACGCACGGTGAAAGCCCAGCTGTGCGCCCGGCATCAGCTGGCGCTGAGCGCCGGCCAGGAACACCAGGGTGCAGGCACTCTCGCAGCCGCCGACCGCACGGGTGTTGGCGCCGGCCTTGCGCACCAGGGCCACCATGCGCTGGGCCTCATGGACCCGGCCGCCCGGCGAGGCCAGCTCGACCAGACGCACCGGCTGAGGCGTGGTGGCCAGCAGCCGTTGCAGCCGCGTCGCGTCGCCCATGCCGATAGGGCCTTCGAGGCGCAGCGTGCGGCCATCATCCGAGAGCTTCAGCGCGGCCTGCCCTATCGGGTCGATGCCGCGGGCCATCTGCAGGAATTCGCCGGCCTGCGGCGCGAAGCCGATCAGCGCCGAGGCCAGGGTCTGCAGCGCACCCAGGGCCAGGCACAACCGGGCCAGATGGGCCCACAGTGCCGCGCCGCCGATCTGGCGGTAGGCCGCCGCGGCCCGCCAGGCACCGACGATGCACCAGACGTCGATGGCCAGCATCAGTGGCCAGCCGATCAGCATGGCGATGCTGCCGGCCTGCAGCGCCTCGCCCTTCAGGCTGATCCAGGTCATCAGGCCGGTCAGCGCAAAGGCCAGCGGCACCGACAGCAGCACATTGTTGAGCCAGAAGCTCTGCATCAGGCTTTGCTCGCCGCGCCAATGGGCGGCGATATAGCCGGGCTCGTCGCCGTGTTGCTGGCGCCGCCGCACCACCTGCGTGCCGGCCAGGCGGTCGTGCCAGGCCCGCTTGTCGGGGTCCACGGCCGCCCACAGCAGGCCCAGGCCCAGCGGCAGTGCCGACACGAAGTAGCCCACCCAGCGCATCAGGCTTTGCCACAGGCCCGGTCGGGCGCCGGTGCGCATGTCGATGACGCGGATGCCGGCCAGCAGCTTGCCCGGGGTGGCTCCCTGCCAGCACCAGAAGGTGATGCAGATCAGCGCTGGCAGCAGCCAGTTGATGGCCAGGCTCAGCGGCCGCAAATCATCCCACCGGGCGATGGGTTCGCGATAGGCCAGCCACATCAGCTGCGCGCTCAGCGCCAGCATCAGCAGGGCGTCCAGCACGAATGCGCACAGGCGCGAGGCCAGGCCGGCGGGCTGTCGGGCGGGGCGCGCGGTCCGGCTGGCGGCCTGCAGCACCTGCACCGGCGGAGGCCGCGTCAGCATATTGTCGTCGTCGGCATCGTCCGCAACAATGCCGAGCTCGATGGGCTTTGCCATCTTTTCCTCCCTCTATTTTTGGAGCCACTCTAGCGGCGTTTGTGTCTCAATGCCAGTCTGAAATTTCACGCGCCACCATGCGTCAGCGTTTAGAGTCGAGCCCATTGCCGCCCTGACCGCCCACGCATGCCGACCGAAGCCGCGTCCGATCCACCTCCGCCCACTGCCGCGTGGGAAGCCCTGCCCGATGGCGCACTGCTGCGCCTGGCAGGCGACTGGCGTGGCCGGGCCAGCCTGCCGGCTCCGCCGGCAGGCCTGGCGGCGGGGAAGCAGTTGCGGATCGATGCGCAAGACCTGACCCATTTCGACAGCGGCCTGGCGTCGGCCCTGTGGGCGTTGGGGGGAACAGGCGGCGCCAGGCTGGACCCTGCAGGCCTGCCCGAGGGCTTGCGAGAGGTCTTGGCGCTGGCAGGGTCGGGACTTGCCTCTGTCGCACCTCCGCCGCGCTCACGCCTGCTGGCCCGCATCGGCCTGCAATGGTCCGCACGCGCCGAACGAGGCCAGGTCACCCTGCGCTTCGTCGGCGAGGTGTTGCAGGCCGCCATGCGGGCGCTGAGCGGCCGCACGGCGATGCGCCGGGCCGATTTCATGCACCAGCTGCAGGCCACCGGCCCGTCCAGCCTGGGCATCGTCTCGCTGGTCAGCTTTCTGGTCGGTTTGATACTGGCCTATATGGGAGCGGCCCAGCTGGAGCGCTTCGGTGCGCAGATCTATATGGCCGATCTGGTCACCATCGGCGTGGTGCGGGAGATTGCCGCGTTGATGACAGGCATCATCCTGGCCGGCCGCGTCGGCGCCGCGTTTGCGGCCCAGCTCGGCAGCATGCAGGCCAACGAGGAGATCGATGCACTGCAGTCGATGGGGCTGAACCCGGTCGAGCATCTGGTGCTGCCGCGTGTGCTGGCGATGCTGCTGGTGGCGCCGCTGCTGACCACCTATGCAGCGCTGGTGGGCATGCTGGCCGGCCTGCTGGTGGCGGTGGGCATCTACGACGTCGAGCCGCTGGAGTATCTGGTGCGCTGCAAGGATTCGCTGACCCTGCCCCACCTGGGCATAGGCCTGCTCAAGGGCACGGTCTATGCCCTGCTGGTGGCCCTGGCGGGCTGCCGCCAGGGGCTCAATGCCGGCCGCAGTGCCCAGGCCGTCGGTGACGCCACCACGGCCGCCGTGGTGCAGGCCATTGTCTGGATCGTCGTCGCCGCCTCGGCGCTGACGATGATGTTCCAGCGGCTGGACTGGTGATGGACGAAGCGCAGAGCCATCCGCCATTGATACAGGTCGAGGGCCTGACCATGGCCTATGGCCGCAAGATCATCCAGCGCGACCTCAGCTTCGATGTTCGCGCCGGCGAGATCCTGGTGCTGATGGGCGGCAGCGGCTGCGGCAAGAGCACGCTGTTGCGCCATCTGATCGGCCTGCAACGGCCGGCCCGCGGCAGCATTCACTACGGCGAGATCGATCTGGTCGAGGCCGATGACGACGAGATGGATGCGCTGCGCCGGCGCTTTGGCGTGATGTTCCAGGCCGGTGCGCTATGGAGTTCGATGACGG
It contains:
- a CDS encoding methyl-accepting chemotaxis protein; the protein is MSYRPQPAPSPPLTRLSVAGRLWLAVAVVIIALVGLITFSSSRSGRIQQQTNEMTAKMDAKQAAAERWAGLTTTNVVRVQASAISSDPAVDAAFKSEIGAAIADISTVQKSIEQMELSADDKALMARIATERQIVLDSLAKTREFKGAGNAAGATEELQQRFNPAVRVYLQSLRDFAKLQETTKLKAQEVLAEQRQGTLRIASAVVVVIVLLLVGGALILIRSIQRPLAQAIQVADQIAAGDLSTRVQVTQADEFGHLLGALDKMAQQLSQVVGEVRRGVESVSTASAEIATGNHDLSVRTEQTASSLQQTASSMEELTGTVSHSADTARQANQLAASAAEVAGRGGAIVSQVVSNMDAITQSSRKISDIIGVIDGIAFQTNILALNAAVEAARAGEQGRGFAVVASEVRSLAQRSAAAAREIKTLIGASVERVESGAGLVTQTGTVMEEIVNSVKRVTDLIGEIASAATEQRDGIAQVNVAVTHLDQMTQQNAALVEQSAAAAQSLREQAQRLAEVVSVFKV
- a CDS encoding RDD family protein, with protein sequence MAKPIELGIVADDADDDNMLTRPPPVQVLQAASRTARPARQPAGLASRLCAFVLDALLMLALSAQLMWLAYREPIARWDDLRPLSLAINWLLPALICITFWCWQGATPGKLLAGIRVIDMRTGARPGLWQSLMRWVGYFVSALPLGLGLLWAAVDPDKRAWHDRLAGTQVVRRRQQHGDEPGYIAAHWRGEQSLMQSFWLNNVLLSVPLAFALTGLMTWISLKGEALQAGSIAMLIGWPLMLAIDVWCIVGAWRAAAAYRQIGGAALWAHLARLCLALGALQTLASALIGFAPQAGEFLQMARGIDPIGQAALKLSDDGRTLRLEGPIGMGDATRLQRLLATTPQPVRLVELASPGGRVHEAQRMVALVRKAGANTRAVGGCESACTLVFLAGAQRQLMPGAQLGFHRASSGTYNPVFDEVANQHLAGTYRDMGLPESFITRTLRTPAHSMWYPGSEELASHALIAALPQTLAVTLPGDGTASAVEFKEALRGNPAWYRLETRYPGILTEAAVRMHGARTAGGDDAAQQTAALQVLAGHMPGMLLGVSAEMRHRYLLVLRAQLQAAQAGGDGLCQALLAGQLNQRRHLSAVLQARETAWLIAAADEPAPRRLPGPPSALELEVVRRDLSVPVPGLLQGVWGVAAGRPARSCAQVIQALDEVAALPVAQRELAQRLMFQS
- a CDS encoding ABC transporter permease; the protein is MPTEAASDPPPPTAAWEALPDGALLRLAGDWRGRASLPAPPAGLAAGKQLRIDAQDLTHFDSGLASALWALGGTGGARLDPAGLPEGLREVLALAGSGLASVAPPPRSRLLARIGLQWSARAERGQVTLRFVGEVLQAAMRALSGRTAMRRADFMHQLQATGPSSLGIVSLVSFLVGLILAYMGAAQLERFGAQIYMADLVTIGVVREIAALMTGIILAGRVGAAFAAQLGSMQANEEIDALQSMGLNPVEHLVLPRVLAMLLVAPLLTTYAALVGMLAGLLVAVGIYDVEPLEYLVRCKDSLTLPHLGIGLLKGTVYALLVALAGCRQGLNAGRSAQAVGDATTAAVVQAIVWIVVAASALTMMFQRLDW